From Humibacter ginsenosidimutans, a single genomic window includes:
- a CDS encoding ABC transporter substrate-binding protein, producing the protein MKRSRTVLAAAVASVALAALAGCSSGTPSSGDSGGKVTVSFRTWDTNAAAAYKTSFAEFHKKNPDITVKVDVVPWANYFTKLRTDIAGGSADDIFWINGSSYNSYASNGDLIDINKMYGSDFSTVKKTWVSGVVDQFTQDGSLWGVPQTSDGGIALYYNEDLLKAAGLSESDISKLTWSPDGGGDTLLSVAKKLTKDSSGKTADQAGFNGSSLAQYGYGASQDLQAQFLPFVGSNGGTYQTKDGKFTFTNPKTVEAVQYIVDLINKYHVAPSAADTNTNGNFTLDAFTQGKEALFQSGLYNLANVQSAVKFHWGVVMQPAGPAGAVSVSNGIAAVGNAKSSHLAATEKVLKWIATKEGNSPIGASGANLPAVTAAQQVYFDYWKGKDVDVSPFFDVIKENPTIPAPIGANYNAASTAAGPFINSVFLGQVPVAQGLKSANTAANAVVG; encoded by the coding sequence ATGAAACGCTCACGTACCGTGCTCGCCGCGGCCGTCGCATCCGTGGCATTGGCCGCATTGGCCGGATGCTCGTCGGGGACGCCGTCATCCGGAGACAGCGGCGGCAAAGTCACTGTGTCATTCCGCACCTGGGACACGAACGCCGCTGCCGCCTACAAGACGTCGTTCGCGGAGTTCCACAAGAAGAATCCCGACATCACCGTGAAGGTCGATGTCGTTCCCTGGGCGAACTACTTCACCAAGTTGCGCACCGACATCGCGGGTGGAAGCGCGGACGACATCTTCTGGATCAACGGCTCCTCGTACAACAGCTACGCATCCAATGGTGATCTCATCGACATCAACAAGATGTACGGGAGCGACTTCTCCACGGTGAAGAAGACCTGGGTGTCCGGCGTCGTCGACCAGTTCACCCAGGACGGCAGTCTGTGGGGCGTTCCGCAGACCTCCGACGGTGGAATCGCGCTCTACTACAACGAGGACCTTCTCAAGGCAGCGGGGCTCAGCGAGAGCGACATCTCGAAGCTCACGTGGAGCCCAGACGGCGGCGGCGACACCCTGCTCTCGGTCGCGAAGAAGCTGACCAAGGATTCCTCGGGCAAGACGGCCGACCAGGCCGGGTTCAACGGCAGCAGCCTCGCTCAGTACGGCTACGGAGCCTCGCAGGACCTCCAGGCGCAGTTCCTGCCCTTCGTGGGTTCCAACGGCGGCACGTACCAGACGAAGGACGGCAAGTTCACCTTCACCAACCCGAAGACAGTGGAGGCCGTGCAGTACATCGTCGACCTGATCAACAAGTACCACGTGGCGCCGAGCGCCGCCGACACGAACACCAACGGCAACTTCACACTCGATGCATTCACGCAAGGCAAGGAGGCGCTCTTCCAGTCCGGCCTCTACAACCTCGCGAACGTGCAGAGTGCCGTCAAGTTCCACTGGGGCGTCGTGATGCAGCCAGCGGGTCCGGCCGGCGCGGTCAGCGTCAGCAACGGCATCGCGGCGGTCGGCAACGCCAAGTCGAGCCACTTGGCCGCCACCGAGAAGGTGTTGAAGTGGATCGCCACGAAGGAAGGCAATTCCCCCATCGGCGCTTCCGGCGCCAACCTTCCCGCGGTGACCGCGGCACAGCAGGTCTACTTCGACTACTGGAAGGGCAAGGACGTCGACGTCTCGCCGTTCTTCGACGTCATCAAGGAGAACCCGACCATCCCGGCACCCATCGGAGCCAACTACAACGCCGCCTCCACGGCGGCCGGACCGTTCATCAACTCCGTCTTCCTCGGCCAGGTTCCCGTGGCACAAGGGCTCAAGTCGGCCAACACCGCCGCCAACGCTGTGGTGGGCTGA
- a CDS encoding nicotinamide mononucleotide transporter family protein: MHANTSDWLGAFDWLNTQFSLFGLPVYWSDFIGNVLALATVVLALKRWVVAWPVQILGSVFLLIASLNVHLLGNAGRQVIIIVVAGWGWAMWGRNKHDQGEVQVRWASWRMRAVLIAGMLVGTALVTLLLKATNLSFYPGAPWWLVACDAWIFVGTLIAMVAQGRRWVEFWFVWIAVDVVGVPLAVHSGLYFSGIVYGIFFVLVLIGIRDWVKRSRTVEAMS; this comes from the coding sequence ATGCATGCGAACACTTCCGACTGGCTCGGCGCCTTCGACTGGCTGAACACGCAGTTCAGCCTGTTCGGGCTGCCCGTCTACTGGTCCGACTTCATCGGCAACGTGCTGGCGCTCGCCACGGTGGTGCTGGCGCTCAAGCGCTGGGTCGTCGCGTGGCCGGTGCAGATCCTGGGCTCGGTCTTCCTGCTCATCGCGAGCCTCAACGTGCACTTGCTCGGCAACGCAGGCAGACAGGTGATCATCATCGTCGTGGCCGGCTGGGGCTGGGCCATGTGGGGGCGCAACAAGCACGATCAGGGCGAGGTGCAGGTGCGCTGGGCGTCGTGGCGCATGCGCGCCGTGCTGATCGCGGGGATGCTCGTGGGCACCGCCCTCGTCACGTTGCTGCTCAAGGCGACGAACCTCTCGTTCTATCCGGGGGCGCCGTGGTGGCTGGTGGCCTGCGACGCCTGGATCTTCGTCGGCACGCTGATCGCGATGGTCGCCCAGGGCAGACGCTGGGTCGAGTTCTGGTTCGTCTGGATCGCCGTCGATGTGGTCGGTGTTCCGCTTGCCGTGCATTCCGGGCTGTATTTCTCGGGAATCGTCTACGGCATCTTCTTCGTGCTGGTGCTGATCGGCATCCGGGACTGGGTGAAACGCAGCAGAACCGTGGAGGCGATGAGTTGA
- a CDS encoding carbohydrate ABC transporter permease, whose protein sequence is MTAALAPHTKRRGSSAVLGYALLAPSLFGVVVFLLVPIVVVVWLSFQQWDLIGPARFAGLKNWAAVFTDPSFAQSLLVTVVFSVLVVVLQLVLGILVAVLLTQRLPGSGVFRVIFVIPWVCAPLALGVVWNAIFQPTGGALNTILGTHTSWLTSPVLALLCVVTVSVWSQVGYVSLFFMAGLAVIPDAVVEAARVDGAGAARIFFTIKLPLLRPTMFFVLVTSIIGAMQAFDTIYSLTQGGPMNATNVLAYRIYQKAFTAFDLGQAAVTALVLFVILVVVTLAQQLYFRRRITYDLS, encoded by the coding sequence ATGACTGCTGCACTGGCACCCCACACGAAGCGCCGTGGCTCATCTGCCGTGCTCGGATACGCGCTCTTGGCGCCGAGCTTGTTCGGCGTCGTGGTCTTTCTCCTCGTACCGATCGTCGTCGTCGTCTGGCTGAGCTTTCAGCAATGGGATCTGATCGGCCCGGCGAGGTTCGCGGGTCTGAAGAACTGGGCCGCGGTCTTCACCGATCCGTCCTTCGCTCAGTCTCTGCTCGTCACCGTGGTGTTCTCGGTGCTCGTCGTCGTGCTGCAGCTCGTTCTGGGCATCCTCGTCGCCGTGCTTCTCACGCAGCGGCTGCCCGGCTCCGGCGTCTTCCGGGTGATCTTCGTCATTCCGTGGGTGTGCGCACCGCTCGCTCTCGGCGTGGTGTGGAACGCCATCTTCCAGCCGACGGGCGGTGCGCTCAATACGATCCTCGGCACCCACACCTCGTGGCTGACCTCGCCGGTGCTCGCACTGCTCTGCGTCGTCACGGTGTCGGTCTGGTCGCAGGTCGGCTACGTGTCGTTGTTCTTCATGGCGGGGCTCGCGGTCATTCCGGACGCCGTCGTCGAGGCCGCTCGCGTGGACGGAGCCGGCGCCGCGCGCATCTTCTTCACCATCAAGCTCCCGCTGCTGCGACCGACCATGTTCTTCGTGCTCGTCACGTCGATCATCGGGGCGATGCAGGCGTTCGACACCATCTATTCGCTCACGCAGGGCGGACCGATGAACGCGACGAACGTGCTGGCGTATCGCATCTACCAGAAGGCTTTCACGGCGTTCGATCTCGGTCAGGCCGCGGTGACGGCCCTTGTGCTCTTCGTCATCCTGGTCGTCGTCACTCTCGCCCAACAGCTCTACTTCCGCAGGAGGATCACCTATGACCTCAGCTGA
- a CDS encoding PIG-L deacetylase family protein, whose product MSAGGEKETTVAQEPRRVLVVAAHPDDIDVNAGGTLRRWAVAGDEIAYLIVTSGDAGQFDGAPRGDVMTARRAEQRAAADITGVHDVRFLDGYRDGDVQACTELVKDIVRVIRQVRPHVVMTLSPERRWDRPSQYHPDHLAVGEATVRAVYPAAGNPHAFPDLSQESLREWDIDELWIQDPPHPNHAEDVSDVVADKYAAVLAHNSQFPRSDEAENALSERMRRDAVSFGLPDGALAELFLRVSL is encoded by the coding sequence ATGAGTGCTGGCGGCGAGAAGGAGACCACGGTGGCGCAAGAACCTCGCCGCGTTCTGGTGGTCGCGGCCCACCCGGACGACATCGACGTCAACGCCGGAGGAACGCTGCGGCGCTGGGCGGTGGCGGGCGACGAGATCGCGTACCTGATCGTCACCTCGGGCGATGCCGGTCAGTTCGACGGCGCGCCCCGCGGTGACGTCATGACCGCCCGGCGTGCCGAGCAGCGTGCCGCTGCCGACATCACCGGGGTGCACGACGTGCGATTCCTCGACGGCTACCGCGATGGCGACGTGCAAGCGTGCACCGAGCTTGTGAAGGACATCGTGCGCGTGATCAGACAAGTTCGCCCGCACGTGGTGATGACGCTCAGCCCCGAGCGTCGCTGGGACCGCCCGTCGCAATATCATCCCGATCATCTCGCGGTGGGCGAGGCAACCGTGCGCGCCGTCTATCCGGCGGCCGGGAACCCGCACGCCTTCCCCGATCTGTCGCAGGAGAGCCTGCGCGAGTGGGATATCGACGAGCTCTGGATCCAAGACCCACCGCATCCGAACCACGCAGAGGACGTGAGTGACGTCGTCGCGGACAAATACGCCGCGGTGCTCGCGCACAACAGCCAGTTCCCCCGGTCCGACGAGGCCGAGAACGCGCTGAGCGAGCGCATGCGACGGGATGCCGTCTCCTTCGGCTTGCCCGATGGAGCGCTGGCAGAGCTGTTCCTCCGCGTGTCCCTCTGA
- a CDS encoding ABC transporter ATP-binding protein translates to MTGQTGLTIRGLTLSIRSKQGDKRILRGIDLDVPTGTVTGLAGESGSGKTMTGLAACGLQPPGSLMGGTIALQGERVDVPNLLALRSKALNRVRGREIAMVFQDPTASLHPMISIGGQLTDHMRYHLDLSKKDARDRAVELLERVKVPNARAALDRYPHQFSGGQLQRVAIASAIACDPGVLIADEPTTALDVTVQAGVLRLLRELCDDLGLAVLLVTHDLGVMSAVADTIAVMHDGEIVEHGDRRQVIQEPRSDYTRSLIESLPKTPPPGARTDDEEAADAR, encoded by the coding sequence ATGACGGGTCAGACCGGGCTGACGATCCGCGGACTCACGCTGTCGATCCGCAGCAAGCAGGGCGACAAGCGCATTCTGCGCGGCATCGATCTCGACGTGCCGACCGGCACCGTGACGGGCCTCGCCGGCGAGTCGGGCTCCGGCAAGACCATGACGGGGCTCGCGGCCTGCGGCCTGCAGCCGCCAGGGTCGTTGATGGGCGGCACGATCGCGCTGCAGGGAGAGCGGGTCGACGTGCCGAACCTTCTGGCGCTGCGCTCGAAGGCGCTCAACCGGGTGCGCGGTCGTGAGATCGCGATGGTGTTCCAGGACCCGACCGCGAGCCTGCATCCGATGATCTCCATCGGCGGCCAGCTCACCGATCACATGCGTTACCACCTCGACCTCTCGAAGAAGGATGCCCGCGACCGTGCGGTCGAGCTGCTCGAGCGCGTCAAGGTGCCGAACGCCCGCGCAGCGCTCGACCGGTATCCGCACCAGTTCTCCGGCGGCCAGCTGCAGCGCGTGGCGATCGCCTCCGCCATCGCGTGCGACCCCGGCGTGCTCATCGCCGACGAGCCGACCACGGCGCTCGATGTCACGGTGCAGGCCGGCGTGCTGCGCCTGCTGCGCGAGCTGTGCGACGACCTCGGGCTCGCCGTGCTGCTGGTCACGCACGACCTCGGCGTGATGTCGGCGGTGGCCGACACGATCGCCGTGATGCACGATGGCGAGATCGTCGAGCACGGCGACCGCCGCCAGGTCATCCAGGAACCGCGAAGCGACTACACGCGCTCGCTCATCGAGTCGCTTCCGAAGACGCCGCCACCGGGCGCGCGCACCGACGACGAGGAGGCCGCCGATGCCCGCTGA
- a CDS encoding 6-phospho-beta-glucosidase: MRITLIGGGGFRTPYIYHELLRDDEPLADELVLFDTDEDRLRAIGAVLAGYSTGHLLPRVTTTTDLPTALRGADVVLTAVRVGGLAHRAADERIASSLGLIGQETTGAGGIAYAIRTVPVMVEYARRIAEFAPRALVVNFTNPAGIITEAMRSVLGDRVVGVCDTPSSLVRRVAEALGVDPATHRPDYIGLNHLGWLRAYRSATGEDLLPGLIADDARLSELEESKVFGARWIRALGAVPNEYLHYYYDAREARDGIRDDAPTRGESLIESQGRLFEALKKHPEEGSRLWLDAVRQRNATYMADARDGTLREQSGDDDSVFAEGYAGVALDLVRAMRRGSGATMILNVANGTTISGLPADAVVEVTAVVDGAGIAPLSTAAPTQHQLGLLQQVKSVERLAIQAAMTGDREAAFAAFAGHPLVDSLRVAERLLAAYEEQIPEFAHVFDGR, encoded by the coding sequence ATGCGCATCACACTCATCGGCGGGGGCGGCTTCCGCACGCCGTACATCTACCACGAGCTGCTTCGCGACGATGAGCCGCTCGCTGACGAGCTGGTGCTCTTCGACACCGATGAAGACAGGCTGCGGGCGATCGGCGCCGTGCTCGCCGGGTATTCGACCGGGCATCTCCTGCCGCGCGTCACCACGACGACAGATCTGCCGACAGCACTGCGCGGTGCGGACGTCGTGCTCACCGCGGTGCGCGTCGGTGGCCTGGCACACCGCGCCGCGGACGAGCGGATCGCCTCGTCGTTGGGCCTGATCGGACAGGAGACCACCGGAGCGGGCGGAATCGCGTACGCGATCCGCACCGTGCCTGTCATGGTCGAATATGCGCGTCGCATCGCGGAATTCGCCCCGCGAGCCCTTGTCGTGAATTTCACCAACCCTGCCGGAATCATCACCGAGGCCATGCGCTCTGTGCTGGGCGACCGCGTCGTCGGTGTCTGCGACACGCCGTCTTCTCTGGTCAGGCGTGTCGCCGAGGCACTCGGCGTCGATCCGGCGACGCATCGGCCCGACTACATCGGACTGAACCACCTCGGCTGGCTTCGTGCCTATCGATCTGCGACGGGCGAAGATCTGCTCCCCGGCCTCATCGCCGACGACGCACGACTGTCGGAGTTGGAGGAGTCGAAAGTGTTCGGCGCCCGCTGGATTCGGGCGCTCGGCGCAGTGCCGAACGAGTATCTGCACTACTACTACGACGCGCGTGAGGCGCGCGACGGCATCCGCGACGACGCGCCGACCAGGGGCGAGTCACTCATCGAGAGTCAAGGCAGGCTGTTCGAGGCGCTGAAGAAGCATCCCGAAGAAGGCTCCCGCCTGTGGTTGGACGCCGTGCGGCAACGCAACGCGACGTACATGGCCGATGCTCGGGACGGGACCTTGCGCGAACAGTCCGGCGACGACGACTCCGTCTTCGCCGAAGGATACGCCGGCGTCGCTCTCGACCTCGTGCGTGCCATGAGACGCGGATCGGGCGCCACCATGATCCTCAATGTGGCCAACGGCACGACCATCTCTGGTCTGCCGGCAGACGCCGTCGTCGAGGTGACGGCGGTGGTCGACGGCGCAGGGATCGCGCCTCTGAGCACCGCGGCCCCCACCCAGCACCAGCTGGGGCTTCTGCAGCAGGTGAAGTCGGTGGAACGGCTCGCCATCCAGGCAGCGATGACGGGCGATCGGGAAGCCGCCTTCGCTGCCTTCGCGGGGCATCCGCTCGTGGACTCCTTGCGTGTGGCGGAACGCCTGCTGGCCGCCTACGAGGAGCAGATCCCGGAGTTCGCCCACGTGTTCGACGGCCGCTGA
- a CDS encoding carbohydrate ABC transporter permease — protein sequence MTSAEVAATRRSRPGDSHGPDAEPRRPASASRTPRVLVALGSYAILVVGALTTLGPFFLSVMTSLKTPQQLATQSPLALPSPVTGSNYAALFSPDSIVDFGHAVLVTVAYVAVVLVGQLVFSILAAYAFARLEFPGRDLLFWLYVATLMVPTVVTVVPLYLMMTDAGLRNTFWGIVLPYLFGSPYAIFLLREYFRGIPQELVDAARIDGAGTWRILVRIIVPLSRPIIVTLGMITIVSHWNNFMWPLIVTSGNTWSVVTVATASMQSQYNGNWTLVMAATTFAMAPLIVMFLVFNRKIVESISITGFR from the coding sequence ATGACCTCAGCTGAAGTCGCCGCCACTCGGCGTTCGCGTCCCGGCGATTCGCACGGGCCGGATGCCGAGCCGCGCCGACCGGCATCCGCATCCCGAACCCCACGGGTTCTGGTCGCACTCGGCAGCTACGCGATCCTTGTCGTCGGAGCGCTGACCACGCTCGGGCCCTTCTTCCTCAGCGTGATGACATCGCTGAAGACGCCGCAGCAATTGGCCACGCAGTCGCCGTTGGCACTTCCGAGTCCGGTGACCGGATCGAACTATGCGGCGCTCTTCTCCCCGGACAGCATCGTCGACTTCGGTCACGCCGTCCTCGTCACCGTCGCCTACGTGGCGGTCGTTCTGGTCGGCCAGCTGGTGTTCTCGATCCTGGCCGCGTATGCGTTCGCGCGGTTGGAGTTCCCCGGCCGCGACCTGCTGTTCTGGCTCTATGTCGCCACCCTCATGGTGCCGACGGTGGTCACCGTGGTTCCGCTCTATCTGATGATGACGGATGCGGGTCTGCGGAACACGTTCTGGGGCATCGTGCTGCCGTACCTCTTCGGATCGCCGTACGCGATATTCCTGCTGCGCGAGTATTTCCGCGGCATACCTCAGGAACTCGTCGACGCCGCCCGCATCGACGGTGCGGGCACATGGCGCATCCTCGTTCGAATCATCGTGCCGCTCTCTCGCCCGATCATCGTCACTCTCGGCATGATCACGATCGTCAGTCACTGGAACAACTTCATGTGGCCGCTCATCGTCACCAGCGGCAACACCTGGAGCGTCGTCACCGTCGCGACCGCGAGCATGCAGAGCCAGTACAACGGCAATTGGACCCTGGTCATGGCGGCGACCACCTTCGCGATGGCGCCGCTGATCGTCATGTTCCTCGTCTTCAATCGCAAGATCGTCGAGTCGATCTCGATCACCGGATTCCGCTGA
- a CDS encoding ABC transporter ATP-binding protein has protein sequence MPAELVIDDVAVTYKQPGRTELRAVDGVSLTLAPGEVLGLVGESGCGKSTLARAVCGLEPLAGGSIRFGDEPVTRLGMRSRPRALRRIQMVFQNPYASLNPRRRVGSQIEDGRRAAGGTAPKLAELLADVGLDEDAAQRYPHEFSGGQRQRIAIARALGAMPDVLIGDEPIASLDASLQARVATLMRDVAAKRNTSLLFISHDLSIVRMIADRIAVMSAGKVVELGTAEEVWARPKDAYTRRLLAAIPVADGLGRLPG, from the coding sequence ATGCCCGCTGAGCTCGTCATCGACGATGTCGCAGTCACGTACAAGCAGCCGGGTCGCACCGAGCTGCGCGCGGTCGACGGCGTGAGCCTCACGCTCGCGCCAGGCGAGGTGCTCGGGTTGGTGGGGGAGTCCGGCTGCGGCAAGTCCACGCTCGCCCGCGCCGTGTGCGGGTTGGAGCCGCTCGCCGGCGGATCCATCCGCTTCGGAGACGAACCCGTCACGCGGCTCGGCATGCGGTCGCGACCTCGCGCGCTGCGGCGCATCCAGATGGTGTTCCAGAATCCGTACGCGTCGCTCAACCCGCGGCGCCGGGTGGGCAGCCAGATCGAAGACGGTCGCCGGGCCGCCGGTGGAACGGCACCGAAGCTGGCGGAGCTTCTGGCAGACGTCGGTCTCGACGAGGATGCCGCGCAGCGCTACCCGCACGAGTTCTCCGGCGGTCAGCGCCAGCGCATCGCCATCGCCAGAGCGCTCGGCGCGATGCCCGACGTGCTCATCGGAGACGAGCCGATCGCGTCGCTCGACGCGTCGCTGCAGGCGCGCGTCGCGACGCTCATGCGCGACGTCGCCGCCAAACGCAACACGTCGCTCCTGTTCATCAGTCACGATCTGTCGATCGTGCGCATGATCGCCGACCGCATCGCCGTGATGAGCGCGGGAAAGGTGGTCGAGCTCGGCACCGCGGAGGAGGTCTGGGCACGGCCGAAGGATGCCTACACCCGCCGCCTGCTCGCCGCCATCCCCGTCGCGGACGGCCTGGGCCGCCTCCCGGGCTAG
- a CDS encoding ABC transporter permease encodes MSSQTTATGDAVPEGGAAAASDRREGLGTRTPPWKRRRKPLLPPAWRRPMAIVGVVIVVLWLVIAIFAPLIAPYNPLAQSFTPLQGPSGAHWFGTDVLGRDELSRVLYGSRVSLPLSLILVVCSMVIGSLLGAIAGYFGRIVDEVIMRIADLVFAFPTIILAMIVAASLGPSLLNAVVALLIVSWPNYARVTRSLVLGARQQEYVVAGRLLGAGVFRSLGRDVAPNVMAPVFVLATLDFGNAILLLSGLSFLGLGAVPPTPEWGAMVSDGVQNFSDWWLATFPGLAIFSVVVAFNFIGDALRDALDPRTAEAVSGVSV; translated from the coding sequence ATGAGCTCGCAGACGACCGCGACGGGAGACGCCGTGCCCGAGGGCGGGGCGGCGGCGGCATCCGATCGCCGTGAGGGCCTGGGAACGCGAACCCCGCCGTGGAAGCGTCGCCGCAAGCCGCTGCTGCCGCCCGCGTGGCGTCGACCGATGGCGATCGTGGGCGTCGTCATCGTGGTGCTGTGGCTGGTGATCGCGATCTTCGCGCCTCTGATCGCGCCGTACAACCCGCTCGCGCAGAGCTTCACGCCGCTGCAGGGGCCCAGCGGCGCGCACTGGTTCGGCACCGACGTGCTCGGTCGCGACGAGCTCTCCAGGGTGCTCTACGGCTCGCGAGTCTCGCTGCCGCTGTCGCTCATCCTCGTGGTGTGCTCGATGGTCATCGGTTCGCTACTCGGGGCGATCGCCGGGTACTTCGGTCGGATCGTCGACGAGGTCATCATGCGCATCGCCGACCTCGTGTTCGCCTTTCCGACGATCATCCTCGCCATGATCGTGGCGGCATCCCTCGGGCCGAGCCTGCTCAACGCCGTGGTCGCGCTGCTCATCGTGTCGTGGCCGAACTACGCCCGCGTCACACGGTCGCTCGTGCTCGGCGCGCGCCAGCAGGAGTACGTGGTCGCCGGGCGGCTGCTCGGTGCCGGCGTGTTCCGCTCCCTCGGCCGGGACGTCGCCCCCAACGTGATGGCGCCGGTCTTCGTGCTCGCCACGCTCGACTTCGGCAACGCCATCCTGCTGCTCAGCGGGCTGTCGTTCCTGGGGCTGGGCGCGGTGCCGCCCACTCCGGAGTGGGGTGCCATGGTCTCCGACGGCGTGCAGAACTTCAGCGACTGGTGGCTGGCGACCTTCCCGGGCCTCGCCATCTTCTCGGTGGTCGTCGCCTTCAACTTCATCGGCGACGCGCTGCGCGACGCCCTCGATCCGCGCACCGCCGAGGCGGTCTCGGGGGTGTCGGTATGA
- a CDS encoding carbohydrate kinase family protein, translating to MTPSEQEPARTLPEFDAFVVGPVFIDIVLAGLDHAPVLGTESWARSMGTCPGGIANIAVALSRLGLNTSLATAFGDDAYGDFCRESLELGEGIDLSRSVRMTGKHTPLTISLAYDSDRTMVSHGHLHEHPGISIDAVPRAAVAFASIGGDQNTAWLAAAKANGARVVVTSGWQPDGEWDLDRLGDLSLADVFIVNGPEALAWTGTTRLEDAALALAERVPLPVVTRGSRGAIAVDREAVDAEHRIVDVGGIDIEPVDPTGAGDVFAAGLAAGLVWSLTIEQSLVLATVAAGLSVEDIGGSFSAPSLEGIAQWYRDSAREHDAAFAERYGFLDELHSTWGRQRRPRRAIPTIGFRA from the coding sequence ATGACTCCCTCCGAGCAGGAACCCGCTCGGACCCTGCCCGAATTCGATGCGTTCGTGGTCGGACCTGTCTTCATCGACATCGTCTTGGCGGGGCTCGACCATGCCCCGGTCCTGGGCACCGAATCGTGGGCGCGCAGCATGGGCACGTGCCCTGGCGGCATCGCCAACATCGCGGTCGCGCTCAGCCGACTCGGACTCAACACGTCCCTGGCGACGGCGTTCGGCGACGATGCGTACGGTGACTTCTGTCGCGAAAGCCTCGAGCTCGGCGAGGGGATCGACCTCAGCCGCTCCGTGCGCATGACAGGCAAGCACACGCCCCTCACCATCTCGCTCGCGTACGACAGCGACCGCACGATGGTGTCGCACGGCCACCTGCACGAGCACCCGGGCATCAGCATCGATGCGGTCCCTCGCGCTGCCGTCGCCTTCGCGTCGATAGGCGGCGACCAGAACACGGCTTGGCTCGCCGCGGCCAAGGCCAACGGTGCGCGCGTCGTGGTCACCTCCGGATGGCAGCCCGACGGGGAGTGGGATCTGGATCGGCTCGGCGATCTTTCCCTGGCCGACGTGTTCATCGTCAACGGCCCGGAAGCCCTCGCCTGGACGGGAACGACCCGTCTCGAAGACGCGGCGCTGGCCCTGGCGGAACGCGTCCCTCTCCCCGTCGTCACACGGGGATCGCGCGGCGCGATCGCGGTGGACCGCGAAGCTGTCGATGCCGAGCATCGAATCGTCGACGTGGGCGGGATCGACATCGAGCCGGTCGATCCCACCGGAGCGGGAGACGTCTTCGCTGCCGGCCTCGCCGCAGGGCTCGTGTGGTCGTTGACGATCGAGCAGTCTCTGGTGCTGGCCACCGTTGCGGCGGGGCTTTCCGTCGAAGACATCGGCGGTTCGTTTTCGGCGCCATCGCTCGAGGGCATCGCGCAGTGGTACCGCGACTCTGCGCGAGAACACGATGCGGCATTCGCGGAGCGCTACGGCTTCCTCGATGAACTGCACAGCACGTGGGGCCGGCAGCGCCGGCCGCGACGTGCCATCCCCACGATCGGCTTCCGCGCCTGA
- a CDS encoding DeoR/GlpR family DNA-binding transcription regulator, producing MLPARRRDEIASMVTRRGSVPLAEIAAEIGVSEATARRDVDQLAAEGRIARVYGGALALGTVEEPFAFSDSTDRPQKTKIARAAADLVSDGDVVILDIGSTVLELARLLSGRAITVITSNLAAYEVLRDAAPTELVLIGGSVRRNYLSTVGFLAENAMAQLHADTVFLGTSGIAVTGVVRDTTPVEVAVKKQMIASSDKVVLLAAERKFPGTGMSVICEASDVDVVVTSKVTDPAYLVPFERKGVRVITV from the coding sequence ATGCTTCCGGCTCGGCGGCGCGACGAGATCGCCTCGATGGTCACCCGTCGCGGGTCGGTGCCGCTCGCCGAGATCGCCGCGGAGATCGGGGTGAGCGAGGCGACGGCGCGGCGTGACGTCGACCAGCTCGCCGCCGAGGGCCGAATCGCCAGGGTGTACGGCGGCGCTTTGGCGTTGGGCACTGTCGAGGAACCGTTCGCCTTCTCCGATTCGACGGATCGTCCGCAGAAGACGAAGATCGCTCGAGCCGCAGCCGATCTGGTCTCCGACGGCGATGTCGTGATCCTCGACATCGGCTCGACGGTGCTCGAACTCGCTCGGCTGCTCTCCGGCCGCGCGATCACGGTCATCACCAGCAATCTGGCGGCCTATGAAGTGCTGCGCGACGCCGCGCCGACGGAACTGGTGCTGATCGGAGGCTCGGTTCGGCGCAACTATCTGTCGACAGTCGGCTTCCTCGCAGAGAACGCGATGGCACAACTGCACGCCGACACGGTGTTCCTCGGCACGAGCGGGATCGCGGTGACGGGCGTCGTACGCGACACGACACCTGTCGAGGTGGCGGTCAAGAAGCAGATGATCGCCTCCAGCGACAAGGTGGTGCTGCTCGCGGCCGAGCGCAAGTTTCCGGGAACCGGCATGAGCGTCATCTGCGAGGCATCCGACGTCGACGTCGTCGTGACGTCGAAGGTCACGGACCCGGCCTATCTGGTTCCCTTCGAGCGCAAGGGCGTCCGCGTCATCACCGTGTGA